CCATGGTGGGCGGTCTGGTGACCACCACCGGCAACGGCCTTGCCGGGACGCAGACCCCGATCATCACGCCTGCCGGCAATCTGGTGGCAGCAACGGGTGAAACGGTTTCTGCGCTGGGCGGCGCGACCTCGACCAACAACACAGCCAACAGCGGCCTGCTGGGTGGCTTGCTCGGCAACACACTCGGCACCGTCACCAATGTGGTCAGCGGGGCAACGGGTGGTTCGACAGGCACTGGTGCGGCAACGGGCGCATTGGGCGGTGTGGTCGGAACCGTCACCAACGTGGTGGGCGGCGTGGCCGGCGGCACAGGCTCCACGACGGGTACGGCCACAGGGGCGGTCGGCGGCGTGGTGGGCGGTGTCGTGAACACCGTGGCCGGTGTGGTGGGCGGCGTCACAGGGGGAACAGGTTCCACCACCGGCACAGCAACCGGAGCGGTCGGTGGCGTGGTAGGCGGTGTGGTGAACACGGTCACCAGCGTGGTCGGCGGCGTGACCGGCGGCACAGGTTCCACTACAGGTACGGCCACTGGCGCTGTGGGCGGCGTGGTTGGCGGTGTCGTGAACACCGTGGCCGGTGTGGTCGGCGGCGTCACTGGCGGAACAGGTTCCACCACCGGTACAGCCACAGGGGCAGTCGGTGGCGTGGTGGGCGGTGTGGTGAACACGGTCACCAGCGTGGTTGGCGGCGTGACTGGCGGCACAGGCTCCACGACGGGTACAGCCACAGGCGCGGTGGGCGGTGTGGTTGGCGGTGTCGTGAACACCGTGGCCGGTGTAGTCGGCGGCGTCACTGGCGCGGTCACTGGCGGAACGGGTTCCACCACTGGCACAGCAACCGGCGCAGTCGGTGGCGTGGTCGGCGGTGTCGTGAACACCGTGGCCGGTGTGGTCGGCGGTGTCACTGGCGGCACAGGCTCCACAACCGGAACCACCACGGGTGCGCTCGGCGGTGTGGTCGGTGGCGTGGTGAACACGGTCACTGGTGTCGTGGGCGGCGTGACAGGTGCGACAACGGGCGGCACAGGCACGACAACCGGCACAACGACTGCTGGGGTCGGTAACGTGGTCGGTGGCGTCGTGAACACGGTGACCAGCGCGGTCGGCGGTGTGACGGGTGGCACCACCACGGGCACCACTACGGGCGCTGTGGGCGGACTGGTAGGCGGTGTCGTGAACACGGTAACCGGCGTAGTGGGCGGTGTGGTGGGTGGTGTGACGGGCGCGGTCACCAACACGGTGGCCGGGACTACCGGCACAACGACGGGAACCACCACAACCGGAACAACCACCACAGGTACGACAGGCACGACCACCGGCACCACCACCACGGCAGGCACGACCACCGCCGTCGGAGGTGTCGTGGGTGGCGTGCTCGGGGCAGTCACTGGCCTGCTGGGTGGAACCACCACAACCACTGCAACCAACACCACGACAACCACCACAACTGGCGGTGGCGGTCTGCTCGGTGGTTTGCTGGGAGGCAAGAAGTAAGCAGCAAGCAACATCAGGGTTTGCTCTCTCTCCAATTCTCAGCAAGCAGCACAACAGTAACAACGTGTTTCTTACGAAACCGCTGTTGCTGTTGTGTGTTTCGAGAGGCGCCTAGCGACATGCGGGGACCGCGCCATTACTCACGACAAGAAGGTCGATCATGATTTACCCCGCCACTTTCTCTCTCAGACTGCCCGCACTGGCAGTCTTTTTGTGCTTTTCGCCCCTGCTCAGCCACGCGCAATCCGCGACTGCTGGCGGCAATCCATTGAACACACTGCCTTCGGTGCCCGCGCCCCAGCCGCAGGCGCAGGTGCCCCTGCAGGTCGCGCCGCCGCAAAGTCAGGTCGAGCAGGTGCTGGCCGCCAAGGTGCAGGTCACGCGCGTCGATGTGCAAGGCGTGTCGGCCATTCCGTTCGAGGAGGTCAGCGCCTTGCTCGCCCCGTTGTCCGGCGGCACGCACACGGTGGCAGACCTGATGGCCGCCGCGCAGAAGGTGACTGCGCTGTACCAGCAACGCGGCTACGCGTTGTCCTTCGCGTTTGTTCCGGCGCAGGATTTCGCGGGCGGCGTCGTGCGCTTCAATGTGGTCGAGGGCTATCTGCAGCGGGTCGAGCTGGAAGGTGATTTCGGCAAGTCCGAAGCGCTGGTGCGCGAGATCGCCGAGCCGCTGCTCAAGGAGCGTCCGCTCACCGCCGCCACCTTCCAGAAGCAGACGCAGTTGATGACGCGCCTGCCCGGCATCGAGATCGCCGCCATCGCCAATCTGCCCACCACGACCGATGGCGCGACGCCGCTGGTCCTCAAGGCCAAGCACAAGCCGATCATCGTCTCGGTCGGCGGCGAGTTGCGCAAGCCCACCTCGCGCTTCATGGCGAATGTGCTGGTCAACGATCCGTTCTGGCAAGGCAGCCAGTTCCAGTTCTCGACCTTGCTGCGCAATCCGAGCGACGAGCGTTTTCTGTCTGCCGGTTTCACGCAGATGCTCAACGCCGCAGGCACCATGGCGCGCGTGAGTTTTTCGGACTACCGCAGCCACAACGATCCGCTGTCCAAGCTGCCGGGCATCGACGACACCACCACCCAGCGCAAGCTCGACCTGAGCGTGACGCATCCGTGGATCGTCGCAGGCAACGAGCAGCTCAGCACCACCGCCGGTTTCTACGGACTGAACTACCGCAAGGAATACTGGGTGCCTGCCAACCAGATCAGCATCCACGACGAGGAACGCGTGCGTGCTCTGTACGCACAGGTCGCCTGGTCCAAGTCCGCCGCTACGGTGGGCCGTTCGGCCAACGTGACTTTGACGCAAGGCGTCGATGGTCTGGGCGCAGGTTTCGATCGCGGCAACAACGTCGGTCAACCGATGGCGGAGAACCCGGCGAAGCTCAACTTCACGCGCTTGAGCGGCGACTATTCCGAGCGCCATCGCTTTGCCAGCAAGCTGGGCGCGGCCTTCGGTGTCGGCGGTCAGTATTCGGGCGACATCCTGCCCACGCCCGAGCGCGTGTCGTTCGGCAGCTCGCGCTATGGCCGAGGCTATGCGCCGGGCGAGTTCTCGGGCGACAAGGGCATCGGTGCAAACGTCGAGCTGAACTACCTGTTCGGCATGGACAGCAAGTGGCTCAAGAGCGTCGAGCCCTATGTGCTGTACGAACACGCCAAGCTCTGGCAGAACACGGCAGGCACCGTCGCCACGACGATAAAGTCCGCCAGCCTTGGTGCGCGCTTTGCCGACAACAAGCACTACTCGCTCGATCTGTCGGTCTCCAAGCCGCTGGGCGCGCGCACGGCCAACAACCCCGAGCGTTCGCTGCGCTACGGTCTGATCCTGAGCTACAACCTCGATCTGTAGTCTCTGCCCTTTCCTCTGCCTTCATGGTGCTGCGACAATGCGGCACCATGAAACAGAGCGACATCGAGCCCTTCTTCGCCACGCTGAAAGCGGCCAACCCACAACCCAATACCGAGCTGGAATACACCTCCGTGTTCGAGCTGCTCACCGCCGTCCTGCTGTCCGCGCAGGCCACCGACGTGGGCGTGAACAAGGCCACGCGCAAGCTGTTCCCGGTGGCCAACACGCCGCAGGCCATCCTCGATCTGGGGCTGGAAAAGCTGGAGAGCTACATCAAGACCATCGGCCTGTACCGCAGCAAGGCCAAGCATTTGATGGAGACCTGCCGGATCCTCGTCGAGCGCCACGACCGCAAGGTGCCGCATACGCGCGAAGAACTGCAGGCCCTGCCCGGCGTGGGTCGCAAGACCGCCAACGTGGTGCTCAACGTCGCCTTCGGCCAGCCGACCATGGCGGTGGACACACACATCTTCCGCGTGAGCAACCGCACGGGTCTCGCACCCGGCAAAGACCCGCTCGCCGTCGAGCTGCAACTCATGAAGCGCGTGCCCGATGAGTACGCGGTCGATTCGCACCACTGGCTGATTCTGCTGGGCCGCTATGTCTGCCAGGCCCGCAAACCGCGCTGCTGGGAATGCGTGGTCTCGCAGTACTGCGATTTCAAACCTAAGACCACGTCAGCCTGAGGCGGATTGGCGCGCGCAGACAAAGTCGCCAGACGGCGCGTTGGCTGACATGAGCGATGCATATGGAAGGAGAACAATCCTTCAAAAGACTCCAACAGCACCGTTCACAAAAGGCCAACCGCCATGGGAACAGCGTCCACTCCACTCCAGCCCGGTGTCTACTCGCCAGAGGAAAAACGCCACCGCATCTTCGCGCTCATGACGGCCTCGTCCGGCAATCTGGTGGAGTGGTTCGACTTCTATGTCTAAGCGTTTTCCGCGCTCTACGTTGCGGGAGCGCTCATTCCCAAGTCCGATCTCACGGTCCAGTTGCTGAACACCGCTGGCGTGTTCGCCGCCGGATTCCTGATCCGCCCCTTCGGCGGACGATGATGATGGTGATCGCCTTTCTGTTCAGCCTGCGCCTGCCCAAGCAGGCCGCATATCTGCACCACGATCACTGATTCAGGCAAAAATCAGAGCAAGAAGATTCCACACGGCGCGCATCAGCCCTTTTGTTTCAATGAGTTGCAACACTATCAATAGAACGTATGATAATGTTGTTTAAACACAATTGACTCAGGCTATGCCTCCGCAACCCGACTCCTTCACGAAAGCTCTCGAGGATTGCATTCAGGAAAGCGTCAAGACCAGTTCGACACTGCTGACGCAGGTTCTCGTCATCGGACGCCGGTCCATGGTGGAGGCGCGCCTGAACGCCTCCTCGCCCAACCAGATGCTGGCCTTGCACAACGCCACGCACATGCTGGTGAAGTACGAGAACGAGCTGATCGCCACCTACCCCGCTGAACTCCAGAAGCAGTTCGACGCGATTCGGGCTGACACGGCAGGCACCATCGTGCGCCGGACAGAAGTCCCTTTCAACAAGCTCACCATCCTGCAGGACCACGAATTCAGCGCGCAGATGGCGCTCTCGCAACTG
This genomic stretch from Diaphorobacter sp. HDW4B harbors:
- a CDS encoding collagen-like triple helix repeat-containing protein, whose protein sequence is MRSFNFFTQKPVSLAVASALVILLTGCSSSGSLRSDAGGTSGGGTGAGITDGAGTGSGTGGENSGNMNTGDGSGTGAGSGTGTANNGSGTGTGSGTGSGTGTAGNGTGTGSGSGTGSAGSGSNGGSGSGSGGTIVAGGGGGNTGGGNTGGGNTGGGNTGGGNTGGGNTGGGNTGGGNTGGGNTGGGNTGGGNTGGGNTGGGNTGGGNTGGGTVAGGPLQVIRDVSTGAAGVVSGAAGAVGDVGSTVTNVLNGALGNTALGGVSAPAGGVVKEVGEAVGSLATGVASGLGQIGTSTDPIGTTLSSLNPTVGHVGHAVSSVGDTVSALDTPQLGVVGDVAGLAGGVVDQVGTTVTSLGSTVGSVVDSTGVRNLTTTVAGTVTPLLGNTIGAVQNLGNATGLGEPVTNILTMVGGLVTTTGNGLAGTQTPIITPAGNLVAATGETVSALGGATSTNNTANSGLLGGLLGNTLGTVTNVVSGATGGSTGTGAATGALGGVVGTVTNVVGGVAGGTGSTTGTATGAVGGVVGGVVNTVAGVVGGVTGGTGSTTGTATGAVGGVVGGVVNTVTSVVGGVTGGTGSTTGTATGAVGGVVGGVVNTVAGVVGGVTGGTGSTTGTATGAVGGVVGGVVNTVTSVVGGVTGGTGSTTGTATGAVGGVVGGVVNTVAGVVGGVTGAVTGGTGSTTGTATGAVGGVVGGVVNTVAGVVGGVTGGTGSTTGTTTGALGGVVGGVVNTVTGVVGGVTGATTGGTGTTTGTTTAGVGNVVGGVVNTVTSAVGGVTGGTTTGTTTGAVGGLVGGVVNTVTGVVGGVVGGVTGAVTNTVAGTTGTTTGTTTTGTTTTGTTGTTTGTTTTAGTTTAVGGVVGGVLGAVTGLLGGTTTTTATNTTTTTTTGGGGLLGGLLGGKK
- a CDS encoding ShlB/FhaC/HecB family hemolysin secretion/activation protein; the encoded protein is MIYPATFSLRLPALAVFLCFSPLLSHAQSATAGGNPLNTLPSVPAPQPQAQVPLQVAPPQSQVEQVLAAKVQVTRVDVQGVSAIPFEEVSALLAPLSGGTHTVADLMAAAQKVTALYQQRGYALSFAFVPAQDFAGGVVRFNVVEGYLQRVELEGDFGKSEALVREIAEPLLKERPLTAATFQKQTQLMTRLPGIEIAAIANLPTTTDGATPLVLKAKHKPIIVSVGGELRKPTSRFMANVLVNDPFWQGSQFQFSTLLRNPSDERFLSAGFTQMLNAAGTMARVSFSDYRSHNDPLSKLPGIDDTTTQRKLDLSVTHPWIVAGNEQLSTTAGFYGLNYRKEYWVPANQISIHDEERVRALYAQVAWSKSAATVGRSANVTLTQGVDGLGAGFDRGNNVGQPMAENPAKLNFTRLSGDYSERHRFASKLGAAFGVGGQYSGDILPTPERVSFGSSRYGRGYAPGEFSGDKGIGANVELNYLFGMDSKWLKSVEPYVLYEHAKLWQNTAGTVATTIKSASLGARFADNKHYSLDLSVSKPLGARTANNPERSLRYGLILSYNLDL
- the nth gene encoding endonuclease III, encoding MKQSDIEPFFATLKAANPQPNTELEYTSVFELLTAVLLSAQATDVGVNKATRKLFPVANTPQAILDLGLEKLESYIKTIGLYRSKAKHLMETCRILVERHDRKVPHTREELQALPGVGRKTANVVLNVAFGQPTMAVDTHIFRVSNRTGLAPGKDPLAVELQLMKRVPDEYAVDSHHWLILLGRYVCQARKPRCWECVVSQYCDFKPKTTSA